DNA from Hippoglossus hippoglossus isolate fHipHip1 chromosome 1, fHipHip1.pri, whole genome shotgun sequence:
CATTTGTTTACTTCAGTGTTACGGTGGGAACATTCATCCATGGCACTAGATGTTTAAttcacacaaaatgttttttatcatataAATGGCATAAGGACTTGGAAGGGGACTTTAAGAACAAGACCAGCTCTACTTCGGTTGGTTAATGTTGTCGGTTGTTTTGTGGCGTTCCAGTCAGGTGATGGTTACTAACGGGTAATTCTCTCCTCCTTAGCAGGAGGGCTCCCCCTACTCGGTGGTCTGCACCCCCGTGGCCAAGCGGCTGTGGGAAGGGGGCAACCGTGATGGGGGCGGAGGGTCTGGAGGGGGTGGCGGAGGCGGAATGAGGAAGGCTGCACGctattcttcctcctcttcctcctcctcctcttctaacAACACTACCCAGGATGCCTCTGGTCGTGGACCTGCATCTGGCAACGCTGTGATGATGGGCGGCGGCACCACTTCAGTGGGAGGAGCCGGACTCAACAGCAACCATAACAACCATAACAACAATAACCACAACGGTGGAACCCCAGAGGGCACGAGCCCGGGCACGCTGAGCATGTACACCAGTGACTCGCCAATCAGTTACCACGACGACGAGGAAGAGGACGACGTGGCGGATGAGAGCGCCGAAGAGCAGTACAGACAGATCTGCAACATGTACACCATGTACAGCATGCTGAATGCCGGAGCAGCGGGTAAGCTCTGAATACAAAGTGTGCGAGTTCACCTCAAGGTCTCTGTGATTTCATGTAAATCTGGAAGTTTCTGTCTCATCTCCGCCAAGTCTCGCTGTCGTGTTGTTGGTCCAAACTTCTCAGATGTGGAGGagaatgaaatgttgaaaacatgGAAAACGCTTAAAGATGTAGATTCTGCTTCTCATCGTTCAAACAGTATATCGTAGGAGGGGaagtctgcagctgcttcctcttcttctttttcttctattgtCCGAACTTTCCAaacaagtgttttcacacttCAGACGAATTCAGTGGTCGAAGGACTTTTAGTCAAAAAGGTCTGGGGGGGGAAACATCTCCGCTGACCTGAAACTGAATTATCAGAGTTTGACCTCATGTTGTCTTTTCCACTGCATAACAACAAGTTGGGAAAATACACAGCAAAGGAATTTAATGCATGAATGGAGGCGGCTGAGGCAAAGTGCAGTGTAAATGTTGGAATCCATGAAACACACTTAGAACTGAACCAACTCACTTTAGAACCTGGCTACATGCCTTTCATGACACAGAGCTTAGCAATTATTTCTGTTAGTAATTTTATCATCAACATGTGGATTCATGaaagatttaatttgaaatctAAAATGTGCTAATTGAAACTGTCCGGATTTCTCCCAGAACACGATCTCAGTCATAATAATTGGAACCTCTGTGAAAAGCCATTGATATAACAGCTGGGTATCAAACATGgaacataaataaagatggacgatgcacGTCCACTTCCCACTGTACAAATAttaatgtaaattatttaagATTTGGGTGCTGCCCTCGTGctggagccagccaccagggggagatccagatgatttggcttcacctttgggagctgtcatgtcgtccatcttttatttacaatttacaacatcaaagctcatctcattgttttttccctcctcagTGGTCGGGGAGAGGGTGGAGGCTCTGCCGGACCTGGCCCCAGACTCGGGCGGCGGGCGGGGAGGCAGGGGGGCACGTTCTCGGCAGGACCTGGCTTCGCTGCCCGCCGAGCTCATCAGCCAGATCGGCAACCGCTGCCACCCGAAGCTGTACGAGGAGGGCGACCCGGCCGAGAAGCTGGAGCTGGTGAGCGGCACGTCCGTGTTCATCTCCCGTGCCCAGCTCATGAACTGCCACGTCAGCGCCGGCACCCGCCACAAAGTGTTGCTCAGACGCCTGCTGGCGGCGTTCTTTGACAGGTCAGTGTCCGACACGTTTGGCCGGTGATGGGGTTGGAACCAGAGCAGCAGGAATGAAACCCAAGCTGCTATAaggaatttattttcagtaGTGACATTTAAAGCACAAAACTCTTCCTCAGACTTCTAATGAATACAGTCGCCATCTTAACTTGGGTTGATTTTAGCCTTGTACACAATTTATATACATTCATTTGGATACATGTGTATTGCTGATAATTATATTAACACGTGATGattaaacaaacactcaaatgtACTTTAGTAGCTAAATAACCCACATTGAAAGTTTACTTTCACGTTgatggttgtgttttttgtctcttgCTCAGGAGCACTCTGGCAAACAGCTGTGGAACAGGTATCCGCTCTTCAACCAACGACCCGAGTCGTAAACCCCTGGACAACCGAGTTCTGCACGCTGTCAAATGTGAGTCATACAGACACATGTAAACACTTATTTAAGACTCCTTGCAGTggttttgctgtttgtgtgtttttaacctcatctctctctctctctttccacctCTCTCGCTTCCTGCAGTTTACTGCCAGAACTTTGCGCCGAGCTTCAAGGAGAGCGAGATGAATGCCATCGCGGCCGACATGTGCACCAACGCTCGTCGCGTCGTCCGCAAGAGCTGGATCCCCAAGCTTAAACTGCTGATGGCCGACAGTGACGCCTACTCCGCCTTCCTGGCCGACAGCGTGAAGATGGAGGCTGATGGGCTGGGGGCGGAGCAAGGATTTGACCCTGCCTCCCTGGAGGCTgtggcagcggcggcggcggcagcagccgCCAACAGTCACGAATCGGGAGGTGGAGCCACGACAGCAGACGCCCTCCATGGGGCGGTAGGAGATGGCAGCAATTTGTTTTGAGTGAGTGAACGGACAGATAGATGAAAGGACAgattgatggggggggggggatgggattTCTCTGGGGGCGATGAGTAGAGAACGGTGGCCTCCCTGAGGCCGTGACGACAGTTGTCAGTCCTCACTGAGCCGCCATTTGTTTGGGGACATGTCTCTACTTTTACTCTTTTGGTCATTTTGTTCTGCTTTCCCTCTTTTGTTTGTCCTCATTTCCATCTTTCTCCAACCCTGAACGCCTCATTTCGGGTTgttcctccttcctgttctggtggagagagatagaaagacaacagagaaagaaaggtgGCAGAGGgaagacaccccccccccccagctcctcATCCCTCTGCAACCTTTCCAGACCTGATAGTTTAagcctttatttttttatgtgttaAAGTGTGTACTGTCACTGAGGCCATTTTTCTTACCATAATCAATCAGACATTCcctggggcggggggggggggggcgaaccCTGTGTTCCAGTGACGTTTCCTTTTCCGAACTCCAGTAACACTGTTGTTTTTGATAATGAATGTATGCGTGGCGAAGCGTCGAGAGTtagtggaggcagagagagattgTACAGAGCCCAGTtctattattgttttgctttatttcatgTGGACGCCCAGATGGAAGCGTGGGGTCGACGAGGTCAGGGGttgaaattaatattaatatgtatattGGCATGGTttatgatcccccccccccgccccccacaCCTCACCAACCCTGCTCCATAACTCCTGCTGGGCATGCTGGGAAACTAAATGACCAGCCGCTGGAGAAATACTGCTGAATTCCGAGCGGCAGCATTTTTAGCTGCTGGCAATTTGTCGGCCATTTTTGGtggcagataaaaaaaaagagaactaAGATTTGCGTGACTAAAACTTTTTACCACCTaatctccttttattttttgaccCTTAAAGAAAAAGATAATTTCAGTTTGTTTACTTCTACTGTTAAAGTTCCTTATGTGTGAGTTTTGCCAAGGCTCCTTGTTACTGATGATTGTCAAAGAGTTTGCACTGTGTTATTTCCTGCGATACGAGTACAATCGAACTATGTTTTTGTACgttaaaagaaagaagaggggtggttttatttaaaaaatgaaaaagacgaAAAAATACGAGCTAAAATCCAATTATGTCTGTTCATCACccgtttttatttttaaaaatctgaaggAAAGTCAAGAAATATCCAAAAGCAAGTTTCCTGCCTGTGAGCTTAGGAACGAGAAGtgtccgtttgtgtgtgtgtgtgtgtgtttgtgtgtgtatgtggataCAGTGGCaatgttcttttgttttcaactcgtgtttaaattgttttcccTCTGATAAATTCACAGCCGTGCCTGTTAGCAGCACGAGCTTCCTCAGGCTCGCTGCCTGGACGTGTGCTCGTCTGGCACGGACAAAGGTGCTAATTCAAGCATTGGTACATGGCAAGAAACGCGGCtctgcgtgcgcgtgtgtgtaggtgtgtgtttgagcggccacacagtttgtttgtgagctggaatacagagagtgagagggaaggAGGCCAGACGGCGTGTTTTCACACACGCTTCGTTGATTCATTCACCCACCACGATGgcgagcgcacacacacgctaatATGCATTTGGGCGCTGTCAGCTGCATCAGCTACAGTACACCAGAGCATTGTGGGAAGAAAAGGGGGAGTTGCACCGAAGCAGAGCCGAGTGGCCGTCGCTCATCACATGTTGTACGCATGCAGCTAAGGTTTAGCAGTAGAGATGATGGAGAAGATAAAGATTCACTGCATTTCCTGAAGGTTCGGTTTGTTGGGTTTGAGTTTCCCGGCTTAATATGAGGTGTTTAGAATattaagagaaagaaataatgGAAACAAACCTGAAAGTCATTGCAGATCATATCTGCTTTTGATTGTTGCGTAGCTGAACGACAGAACTACATCTTTTCTCTTCAGGCCGGCGTTTTGCTTTTGTTCAGTTTGAGGTTGACCTTCGGGCTCCAGGTGAACTTTTTCAATTGTTCGGTCGTGAACAGCTTTGCAGTGTTTCATACAGATATTCAAATCTTCCACAGAACAGATTTTATCATCAGTTGCTGCCCTTTCCTCCGAAAAATCAATCCCAGACCCAAACTAGGAATTGTTTGCCAATATATCCACATAATCTGTGGCAGATCCAAGTTTCAGTTCCTCTCGTCACTGAAGTGGACTTGATTAGTTTTAAATGCATCCAGGCCACAAAAGTCGGTTTGTCGTCTTACGCCCACTTTggttctgtaaaaaaaaaacaactactgATGGCACAGAGTCAAAGAAAAGATACCCGACCATTTTAGATAACTGCACTCGTTGGTTATATTACTCTTTTATACTTTAATCGATTTCTTTTAACATACAATCACCTTTCCAGcgtgaaaaacattattttcaaaCATATCAATAGACCTTTTTGAAGTAACTACATTTTCTGGCGTTTATCTTTCACGTATGAAGACGCAGCcggagattgtccgggtccgactcgttcacaacagcagcagcacatccacATCAGCCCAGGCCCGTATCAACAACAGTTAGAATCTCTGTCATCTTTCGAAGTTGACGTCTTTGtcggagatatttgtattcttccagtgtTCCGTCGACATTTGCGTTCTCGCATACAGCCGCTCAGCAAgaattctggaaaatgtccagtgtTCACTGCCAGTCTGAAGTGGCACAAGAAGAAAAGTTTCCCTCTGGAGCCCGTAGTTGTCAAATCTGTCAAAACACCAGATCATAATTAGTGATTTCTTTGCTGTGGTGGATTTGGGACAAAGGTTGTCGTGTCCGTACGATCTCTGATTTCTCTCTTCTCACTGAAATCAGTCAAATGTGCCCTCGTGGGTCAAATAGGGAACAAGTCgagtgtttaaattaaaaaaagaatccagCTGCTGCTACACAACGAGCTGCTTCACCTGTGACGTTTAAAATCTCATCtctactgtttttatttaccaCTGTGTTGAATATACATATCTGCCAGAAGTAAATTTATTGACGCATTtaaattataattgttttataaAATCTCACAGCAAAGAGCATTATATTGTAtagaaattcaaacaaattaCAATTACAGAGTACaatttaaaccccccccccccaaaaatactACATATTctagatttgttttattataaattagaCATTTCTGACGTAACtgaaattttattttttgtttgtttgatggtttATGACGAGAAGAAAACCCGAAGCACCTTATTGCCCGTGTGGGATCAGAAGTGTGCGAGTGGAACTGTTTCATGTCACTGTTACAGGTTTATAATGTTCagattgacacacacacacacacacacacacacacacacacaccctcctcgaGTTGAAGGGTCTGTTGCTAAGTCGCCTCTTTAAGTATAACACACAGCGTCGAAACACTCGGATAAGAACCAAAAACAGCCGTCGAGGATTCGTCTAAACTGATTTTAACTGAACCGCTTTCGTTGCCCAGTGTTATAAAACAATTGTCTGCTTTTTACGACATGGCTTTTAAAGAAAGATGTTTAGAGACTTGATATATTAACATGAAaatccagtttttattttattatttctctctAATCCTGAGACGAGCATCCAGGAGCAAGTGGTTTTTAATCCATGCCCGGCCCCACCCTATATTCTGGAGCACATGGTACGATCTGTGGAGACCTGACCAATAAGTTTAATAACTAAGGAGAAGAAGAGTTGagataaagaaaggaaaagaggagtgaAGGGAACTGAGggtggggagggaggaggggcggggggggcgaGGAGACAGTTtgcacattgttttgtttccctttttaaaagaagtccttttttttttttttcgcgaTGCTTTGTGTAAAACCGCCGCCTTAAGTCAGGAGAAATGTTCAGAGAGAcgaagagggaaggagaggacagTCTGCGCCTCCctcgagaggggggggggaggaggggggtggctGGGACGCTTGGATGATTTGGTGTGAATGCATGCatactgttgtgtgtgtgtgtgtgtagtttgttgCAGGGTGTGTTTGGGAGCTgtttgtaaagtgtgtgtgtgtgtgtgcatctgtgggCCAACacaatgtgtgggtgtgtgttgttttttgtaatgtttgtgtgtgtgtgcgtgcatattAATGTATgtatgcagttttttttccctcccctcgcttccctccatctccattTATGGCATGTTAATGTCTGCCTGCTCACTCGAAAGAGCTTttgacagtggtgtgtgtgtgtgtgtgtgtgtgtgtgtgtgtgtgtgtgtgtgtgtgtgtgtgtgtgtgtgtgtgtgtgtgtgtgtgtgtgtgtgtgtgtgtgtgtgtgtgtgtgtgtgtgtgtgtgtgtgtgtgtgtgtgtgtgtgtgtgtgtgtgtgtgtgtgtgtgatgcgcATGCCTATGCCAGGCTGGGTCTGATTCTTATGTGCTGCATACGTGTGTCTGGCTTCGTGTGGAGAGTGCGCATGTCTGTcgctgtgtgtgggtggtttgGGTGCTCAGCTCTGCAAGGTctgtatatacgtgtgtgtgtgggtgggtggtaTGTGCACAGAGGTTGAGATGAgtggctgtttgtttttgtctgcctcAGAGAGCAGCatagctcttttttttttttttttttttttgtcctcccctgacttacacacacacacatctgcagagtCACTCATCCACAGCACCGACTTCATACATGTGTGACAGGGCTGCAGATGTACTGCGGCCATGTtgcacatgtggctgcagagctACTGTCCCTGGgtgaacatttaaatgtgaaataagaTGCCAGACAAAGCAGAACCTCTgtctgggtttttatttttttttaatcctacAGATTCCTCCTCTAATTATTCCGTCTCTGCCTGGTGAGCGTCTCGTGTTCCTGTGTGAGCAGCTCAAACTGCAGCCAGGA
Protein-coding regions in this window:
- the nacc1b gene encoding nucleus accumbens-associated protein 1 isoform X1 is translated as MAQTLQMAIPNFGNNVLECLNEQRLQGLYCDVSVVVKGHAFKAHRAVLAASSSYFRDLFNAGGKSSVVELPPAVQPQSFQQILAFCYTGRLSMNVGDQFLLMYTAGFLQIQQIMEKGTEFFLKVSSPSCDSQGLHTEETPPSEPQSPVTQTVGGGGGGVVATATGRPSSCLTPLPLVSKVKTEQTSTTPQTTPHPQQQEGSPYSVVCTPVAKRLWEGGNRDGGGGSGGGGGGGMRKAARYSSSSSSSSSSNNTTQDASGRGPASGNAVMMGGGTTSVGGAGLNSNHNNHNNNNHNGGTPEGTSPGTLSMYTSDSPISYHDDEEEDDVADESAEEQYRQICNMYTMYSMLNAGAAVVGERVEALPDLAPDSGGGRGGRGARSRQDLASLPAELISQIGNRCHPKLYEEGDPAEKLELVSGTSVFISRAQLMNCHVSAGTRHKVLLRRLLAAFFDRSTLANSCGTGIRSSTNDPSRKPLDNRVLHAVKFYCQNFAPSFKESEMNAIAADMCTNARRVVRKSWIPKLKLLMADSDAYSAFLADSVKMEADGLGAEQGFDPASLEAVAAAAAAAAANSHESGGGATTADALHGAVGDGSNLF
- the nacc1b gene encoding nucleus accumbens-associated protein 1 isoform X3, with product MAQTLQMAIPNFGNNVLECLNEQRLQGLYCDVSVVVKGHAFKAHRAVLAASSSYFRDLFNAGGKSSVVELPPAVQPQSFQQILAFCYTGRLSMNVGDQFLLMYTAGFLQIQQIMEKGTEFFLKVSSPSCDSQGLHTEETPPSEPQSPVTQTVGGGGGGVVATATGRPSSCLTPLPLVSKQEGSPYSVVCTPVAKRLWEGGNRDGGGGSGGGGGGGMRKAARYSSSSSSSSSSNNTTQDASGRGPASGNAVMMGGGTTSVGGAGLNSNHNNHNNNNHNGGTPEGTSPGTLSMYTSDSPISYHDDEEEDDVADESAEEQYRQICNMYTMYSMLNAGAAVVGERVEALPDLAPDSGGGRGGRGARSRQDLASLPAELISQIGNRCHPKLYEEGDPAEKLELVSGTSVFISRAQLMNCHVSAGTRHKVLLRRLLAAFFDRSTLANSCGTGIRSSTNDPSRKPLDNRVLHAVKFYCQNFAPSFKESEMNAIAADMCTNARRVVRKSWIPKLKLLMADSDAYSAFLADSVKMEADGLGAEQGFDPASLEAVAAAAAAAAANSHESGGGATTADALHGAVGDGSNLF
- the nacc1b gene encoding nucleus accumbens-associated protein 1 isoform X2 — protein: MAQTLQMAIPNFGNNVLECLNEQRLQGLYCDVSVVVKGHAFKAHRAVLAASSSYFRDLFNAGGKSSVVELPPAVQPQSFQQILAFCYTGRLSMNVGDQFLLMYTAGFLQIQQIMEKGTEFFLKVSSPSCDSQGLHTEETPPSEPQSPVTQTVGGGGGGVVATATGRPSSCLTPLPLVSKVKTEQTSTTPQTTPHPQQEGSPYSVVCTPVAKRLWEGGNRDGGGGSGGGGGGGMRKAARYSSSSSSSSSSNNTTQDASGRGPASGNAVMMGGGTTSVGGAGLNSNHNNHNNNNHNGGTPEGTSPGTLSMYTSDSPISYHDDEEEDDVADESAEEQYRQICNMYTMYSMLNAGAAVVGERVEALPDLAPDSGGGRGGRGARSRQDLASLPAELISQIGNRCHPKLYEEGDPAEKLELVSGTSVFISRAQLMNCHVSAGTRHKVLLRRLLAAFFDRSTLANSCGTGIRSSTNDPSRKPLDNRVLHAVKFYCQNFAPSFKESEMNAIAADMCTNARRVVRKSWIPKLKLLMADSDAYSAFLADSVKMEADGLGAEQGFDPASLEAVAAAAAAAAANSHESGGGATTADALHGAVGDGSNLF
- the nacc1b gene encoding nucleus accumbens-associated protein 1 isoform X4 encodes the protein MAQTLQMAIPNFGNNVLECLNEQRLQGLYCDVSVVVKGHAFKAHRAVLAASSSYFRDLFNAGGKSSVVELPPAVQPQSFQQILAFCYTGRLSMNVGDQFLLMYTAGFLQIQQIMEKGTEFFLKVSSPSCDSQGLHTEETPPSEPQSPVTQTVGGGGGGVVATATGRPSSCLTPLPLVSKEGSPYSVVCTPVAKRLWEGGNRDGGGGSGGGGGGGMRKAARYSSSSSSSSSSNNTTQDASGRGPASGNAVMMGGGTTSVGGAGLNSNHNNHNNNNHNGGTPEGTSPGTLSMYTSDSPISYHDDEEEDDVADESAEEQYRQICNMYTMYSMLNAGAAVVGERVEALPDLAPDSGGGRGGRGARSRQDLASLPAELISQIGNRCHPKLYEEGDPAEKLELVSGTSVFISRAQLMNCHVSAGTRHKVLLRRLLAAFFDRSTLANSCGTGIRSSTNDPSRKPLDNRVLHAVKFYCQNFAPSFKESEMNAIAADMCTNARRVVRKSWIPKLKLLMADSDAYSAFLADSVKMEADGLGAEQGFDPASLEAVAAAAAAAAANSHESGGGATTADALHGAVGDGSNLF